In Euphorbia lathyris chromosome 2, ddEupLath1.1, whole genome shotgun sequence, the sequence TAAACTTATggttaattatttgataaatgttCAACCTAAGAATGAATTCTAATTTTGTTTTTGATTAGGTGAATGAAATGCCTATAAACATTATGTTGAATTTTTTGATATATTAGGGGCATATTTGAACATCCAAAAGAATGTAAGGGCATATTTGATCATTATCCCTGTAGAAAATGATAACCCTCAAATTTCTCACCATCTCTTCTCCTTTTACCTTTTCTCTCCAAGCATCGGCTGCTGTAAGTCGCTGCCTTCCTCAGCCACTGTTTCTTCCGTCGCCGTCAGTCTGTTGCCTCGCCGTTGTGCTGCTGTTACTGTATGTTTGCTCCTCTCACAATCATCCATatttcctacctctttcacCGATCATCTTTTACCGCTAGATATTTCTATTGAAGGTTAGTTTGCATCTTTacaaggtttattttatttttttttttggctgaGGAACAGGGCTTCCTTTCCCTTCCACCCATTACTCAAGATTTCATCCATTATTAGGATTTATTGGTATAAAGCATGTATAGTAGTGTGGATACTCATGTCCAGGGGCCAGAGTGTGTGTGGGTTATATAAAGGTGTGTAACGTTGTGTACCGAGGGTAGCTTTTTCGAGAATATTTTCTGCTGAGTCTTTTAAGCTTGTAACTCAATAGTGAGCAGAGTAATGCATATATAAATATGCTTCTAGATTTTGATGCATGATGTTGTAGTTATCACTTtagaaaaaaatgattttctcATTGCAATTCAACCGtctttttttcctctttttgttaagaatttcctaaattcattTCTTAGTCACTCCGTTTTACTATGTAACCATCTCTTTTGGTGCTTTACACGTTCTAAGGAGGTTTGGAGGAGAGATGGGAACACAGATGATGTTGAGGTTGATCTTAAGATAGAAATTTTTCTAAATATTGATGGCAAAGTGGATGATCATTAGTTGCTGGGTTTTATTGGGTTTTGGTATGGTTTATTTCAGTGCGATTGCTTGTGTTCTGTGTTATATCTTAACAAGGAAAAAATCAGGTTCATTCTAATGGATGGCTCAATTAGAAAATAGTGTTTGGAGTTGAATACTATTAAGACACAACCATTGTCACTTCCTTCTTGATATAACACATAAATCTCCTTGAGTTCCTGGgattttgttttcctttttgaTTTGTTACTTCCTAGATCTCATATTGAATTTTATGTTACAATACAACTAAAAGAAAAAGTGGGAATACATTTTTGAAGATATAGAAGGACATTATACATAATACTACTACCTTTTAAAGTGATAAGCATTGAGAAGAAACATCTAAAAGAAAAATTGTAGTTTGCTGATAAGGATTAAGTTATTAGTTTTAGTTGgagtctctctctctctacacaCATATATAGTGGGGGTAATAGAGATACTTTCCCTCAGTGAACTCTCAAacgaaataaaacaaaaattgcAGATTTGGTTTTGCCCCATTGATAAAGGAGAAAGCTGGAACTTTCTGCCCAATTCTGTCCATGAAGGAGATGAATAAATTGAGGGtatatttgttaaaaaaaacctttatttcttttaaaacaaAACGATGCCCTTCTAGTTAAGTGGAACGGCGTCGTTGTTTtgtttagaagaaataaaaaaaaaaagaatttgacAATTATACACCTCAATCTCACCCTCTTTATTCTGTCGAGCAAAGAACTGAAAATCCCCAAACCTAAAAAAACTAAAGCCCTAATCTAATGAAGTCTGAAGCCCTCTCTCGATCTCTCCTCAAATTCAATTAGGCTGCTAATCTTGCTGCTGCCGTTCTTCTCTTTCCCGTCCGGCCGTCCCCTCTCCGTTCGTTCCGTCTCCCTCCTTCAACATCTTCTGTTCTGCTATCTCCGACAATTTCTGTTCTGCCGCTATATCGAACGAAGACTCGAACCGAAAGTTGAATTGAAGCGTTTTCTGCTACTTGCTTTGCTGCTCTTCCCTTAGGTATGTTAATTAGGACTCTCTTCATTTTCAATTCTTTTTGGAATGTGCAATTTTATTGGGTCTGAGCATTCTGGTTAGGTTAGATAAAAGTTTCATCTTTAGGTTCAAATTCTTTCCTGAAGAGAGAGTGAGAGAAATGAGTACATAAGAAACAGTATATACCTGCATTGATTGTCTTATAAGTGGCTTTAAATTTTTTGACAGGAATTAGGAATGGAATTCAATGAAATATATTTTTGCTGAACATGCTAGTATCAGTCCCTGAAAATAATTGGAAGAATAATAATTTGAAGCATGATCATGGCAAGTATGAGCCGTGGTCTTTAGATTCCTTTGATGTCCTTTTAGTTTTGGTTGAGTTGTTAGCTTTGCTCCAGTTAATTTGGATTTGTCACTAATACCATTATGTGGGGTGGAAATCCTAAACGCGCGTTATCAAACTTGCCTTGCATGTTTGTAACCTCCAAGACCAGTCCTCTTAATCCGAATAAGGTTCAGAGGATGTATCTGCAAGTAGCTGAGGAGATGAGCATTTATAATATGTAGGATACTCAGGTTCATATATAATACGAGAATGCTATATAGATATTAAGGGCAGTAAGTATTGGTATTAAGCATTATAATACGTTAGATACTCATGTTCAGAGGATCGGAGTGTGTGTGTTATATAAAGGTGTGTTGTGTACAGATTAGGGGAGAATTTTTTCTGTTGAATCTCTTAAGCTTATAGCATAAAGAAGGGGAGTTTTCTCCTGGGCTTTGGTTTTGCATGGGTAATTATTCTTTCCGTTTGATAGCCGTTTCTTCTTCTCTATGTAAGAGTGGGGTACTGTTTGTAACTCAGCAGAGAAGTATCAATAGTCAATACATTGTTTTTTTTCTCTCGAATCCTCCTTGCATATTTCTGTTTTGCGTGGTGTGCGAGCTGAATTCATTTGTCAATCTCCATCAAGGTACCTTGACAAATATGCTATTTGTTGGTATTTTAGGAAGAAGCTTGCCCAATACCTTGTGCAAGCTGAAAATAACAAAGGTATGATGGATAAGAAACATACACCTGATGAGTTGATAGATTAGTGAATATCAATAGTGAACGAAGCAGAGTAACGCAAATCTAAATATTCTTGTAGGTTTTGATGGCAAGTGGATGATCATTAGTTGCTGGGTTTTATTGGGTTTTGGTGTTTCTACTTTTATCGGTTTATTTCAGTTCGATTACTTGTGTTCTGTGCTATATCTTAACAAGGAAAAAATCAGGTTAATTCTAATAGATGGCTCAATTAGAAAATAGCGTTTGGAGTTGAATACTACTAAGACACAACCATTGTCACTTCCTTCTTGATATAACACATAAATCTCCTTGGGTTCCTGGGATTTCGTTTTCCTTTTTGAATTGTTACTTCCTAGATCTCATTGAATTTTATGTTCCAATACAACTAAAAGAAAAAGTGAGAATACATTTTTGAAGATATAGAAGGACAATGTACATAATACTACTACCTCAAAATGTGATAAGCATTGAGAAGGAACATCTAAAAGAAAAATTGTAGTTTGCTGACAAGGATTAAGTTATTAGTTTTTGTAGCAGTCTCTCTCTCTATGTACATACAAACTCGCCCGCTCACacaaacacacacacacacacatatatattgTGTGAATGATCACCAAGTTAGCTTAAAATTGAACGGATTAGAGTGTGAATTCTATCATATCATGTTGATTAAAAAGTAAAAGTACACAGATGTTGAAACCTATTTTCATGAAATGACAGCGCTGGATTTTTCTTTCTAGAGGAAAGTCCATACTATCTGCTCCAGGCGGTCTAGGGTTTCTGAGTTTGTGCTGAAAGTTTGAGCAATGCAACTGACTCTTGAATTCGGGTAAttagttttttgtttttcatttttctaaataTCTTTGTGTATTACTATCTCTGTTTTGAAATTCATTCATCTGTGTACTTACAAAAGAACTAATCTTGACATATGTATAGATAGTTTCAGAAGACTAAATACCCTTTGATCCTACATGACCATGTATTGGTTTCATTTTAATCCTCTGATTGAAAGTTTTGCATTTTAGCCTTTCTGCTCCCTTATCATGGTGGATTGAGAGGCATTCAACTTAGGGCTAATGAATAATTGAAGCACATAATTGATCATGTTGCTGAGTGATGCAAATTTTATGATGCAGTGGGGGATTGGAGCTTCTTTGTGATTCTGTAAAGATTCACAATGTCAATGTGGTACTTAAAACTGGAGCAGATAAGgtcaattttgattttattaaagATTTGAATACAAATACAATCTTTCGAATTTGCATACCTAACAGGATGGTTCCTTCAATCTTTTTGCAGTTAATTATGAAGGACTTACTTGATTGGGTTCGCACCAATTTGATCAAGGAGAGGCCTGAAATGTTCATGAAAGGGGATACCGTGTAAGTTTGCAAGTTAAATAGTGCATCTTGTATGTAAAAATTATGACGAATAAGCCGTTGGAGTATTGGTCT encodes:
- the LOC136218819 gene encoding ubiquitin-related modifier 1 homolog 2, with protein sequence MQLTLEFGGGLELLCDSVKIHNVNVVLKTGADKLIMKDLLDWVRTNLIKERPEMFMKGDTVRPGVLVLVNDCDWELSGLLDTSLEEKDVVVFISTLHGG